A genomic segment from Gracilimonas sediminicola encodes:
- a CDS encoding class I SAM-dependent methyltransferase, with amino-acid sequence MQCTLCSSETKPFYHYENEDRQYHRCTNCRAVLMDTDDYPTPEEEIFRYESHDNDVEDPRYQEFVSPLVEKIMERFPPDSLGLDFGSGTGPVITKMLTDQGYSINTFDPFFDNNPDVLELDYDYIVSCEVMEHFHHPHKEFTKLRSMLNPGGALFLKTDIYTDDIDFHSWYYKSDETHVIFYHPDTLNWMKSEFGFSRLDLDGRHITFLI; translated from the coding sequence ATGCAGTGTACCCTCTGCTCATCTGAAACCAAACCATTTTATCATTACGAGAATGAAGACCGGCAGTATCACCGATGCACCAACTGCAGGGCGGTTCTCATGGATACCGATGATTACCCAACTCCTGAAGAAGAGATATTCAGGTATGAAAGTCATGATAATGACGTAGAAGATCCCCGGTATCAGGAGTTTGTGTCACCGCTGGTGGAAAAGATTATGGAGAGGTTCCCCCCCGATTCACTTGGCTTGGATTTTGGTTCCGGAACCGGGCCCGTTATCACCAAAATGCTTACCGATCAGGGATATTCCATCAACACGTTCGACCCTTTCTTTGATAACAACCCGGACGTTCTGGAGTTGGACTACGACTATATCGTCAGTTGCGAGGTAATGGAGCATTTTCATCATCCTCATAAGGAATTCACAAAACTGAGAAGCATGTTAAACCCGGGCGGTGCTCTCTTTCTGAAAACCGATATCTATACCGATGACATCGACTTCCACAGCTGGTATTACAAAAGTGATGAAACCCACGTCATCTTTTACCACCCGGATACACTCAACTGGATGAAATCTGAATTTGGATTCAGCCGGTTAGACCTTGATGGAAGGCATATTACCTTCCTGATTTAG
- a CDS encoding MBL fold metallo-hydrolase → MLRTVLTSILLGLFIFSTAFAQLNSTPDRIETDEGELVIHPILHGTVIFEWNGQTVYMDPWGQAGLYENKPAPDVILITHPHGDHLSPETLASLDTENTTFYVPQAVADQMPEEYLDQTTVIANGETMEYEGITIRAVPMYNLPEEGARHAKGWGNGYVLTMGGKDVYVSGDTEGIPEMRNLEGIDIAFVCMNLPYTMDINQASDAVLDFEPAIVYPYHHRGQDIQEFKKLVDAGNKDIEVRLKNWYPR, encoded by the coding sequence ATGCTTCGTACCGTTCTTACTTCCATTCTTTTAGGACTGTTTATTTTCTCTACAGCCTTTGCTCAGCTAAACAGCACTCCAGACCGAATAGAAACCGATGAAGGGGAGCTGGTTATTCACCCCATTTTGCACGGAACTGTGATATTTGAGTGGAATGGACAAACGGTGTATATGGATCCCTGGGGCCAAGCCGGTTTATATGAAAACAAGCCTGCTCCTGATGTCATCCTTATCACTCACCCGCACGGCGATCACCTGAGCCCCGAAACTCTGGCAAGCCTCGATACTGAGAATACTACTTTCTATGTTCCACAAGCTGTGGCCGATCAAATGCCGGAGGAATACCTGGATCAAACAACGGTAATTGCCAATGGCGAAACTATGGAGTATGAAGGCATCACCATTCGAGCGGTTCCCATGTATAATCTTCCCGAAGAAGGTGCACGCCATGCTAAAGGCTGGGGAAACGGCTATGTGCTCACTATGGGTGGGAAAGATGTGTACGTATCCGGTGATACAGAAGGAATTCCGGAAATGCGAAACCTGGAGGGCATTGACATCGCTTTTGTGTGCATGAACCTGCCGTACACCATGGATATTAACCAGGCCTCCGATGCCGTTTTGGATTTTGAACCGGCAATTGTGTATCCCTATCACCACCGGGGACAGGATATTCAGGAATTCAAAAAGCTGGTGGATGCAGGTAACAAGGATATCGAAGTACGTCTGAAGAACTGGTATCCAAGGTAG
- a CDS encoding alpha/beta hydrolase, translated as MNIEDFSEHTFDFGEDYEGRVIATLVASPNHDASRPSVLYIHGLSDYFFQVHVAEAFHEQGYNFYDLDLRKHGRSLLPHQTPNYCRSVKEYFPEIDRALEFIQSENDGDIILLGHSTGALTGSLYLNKGENRDYIDKLIMNSPFLQFNLNPWKRAILLPAARVISTFKPYASLKKPFSHLYGASISSEKHGEWDYNTDWKPLLGFPAYLKWVAAMHEAQKKLHQRSDIEIPILILHSDKSSRNQNWNENILKTDMVLNVEHMKTYGKKLGPNVALAEIPGAMHDVFLSRKKVRKLAFRKMFDWLSNIESE; from the coding sequence ATGAACATAGAGGATTTTTCGGAGCACACATTCGATTTTGGGGAAGATTACGAAGGTAGGGTAATCGCCACGCTGGTGGCATCTCCAAATCATGATGCCTCCCGCCCGTCTGTTTTATACATTCATGGATTGAGCGACTATTTTTTCCAGGTTCATGTGGCAGAAGCTTTTCATGAACAAGGGTACAATTTTTACGACCTCGACTTGAGAAAACACGGGCGCTCCTTGCTTCCTCACCAAACCCCGAATTACTGCCGGTCAGTAAAAGAATATTTCCCGGAAATTGATCGCGCTCTGGAATTCATCCAATCTGAAAATGATGGAGATATCATTCTTCTGGGTCATTCAACGGGGGCTCTTACCGGAAGCCTCTACCTGAATAAAGGAGAAAATCGAGATTATATAGATAAGCTGATTATGAACTCTCCTTTCCTGCAGTTCAATCTCAATCCCTGGAAACGGGCTATTTTGTTACCTGCCGCACGGGTGATTTCAACATTCAAACCCTATGCCTCCCTGAAAAAACCGTTTTCACATTTATATGGAGCCAGTATTTCCAGCGAGAAGCATGGGGAATGGGATTATAATACCGACTGGAAACCATTACTGGGGTTTCCGGCCTACCTGAAGTGGGTAGCAGCCATGCATGAAGCTCAAAAAAAGCTGCACCAGAGATCCGACATCGAAATTCCCATTCTGATTCTTCACTCGGATAAGTCGAGCCGCAATCAAAACTGGAATGAAAACATCCTGAAGACGGATATGGTGCTGAACGTGGAGCACATGAAAACCTATGGCAAGAAATTAGGCCCGAATGTTGCCCTTGCTGAAATCCCCGGAGCAATGCATGATGTTTTCCTTTCCAGGAAAAAAGTGCGGAAGCTGGCTTTTAGAAAAATGTTTGATTGGCTCAGTAATATTGAAAGCGAGTAA
- a CDS encoding c-type cytochrome: MKKLLLVLGALFLIVIVGVAGLLIYVSTALPSVGPAPDIQIEQTAERIERGRHLANNVMVCTHCHSPQEKTKFSHPLDRNMFAAGGTRFGPEEGFPGNYYAPNLTPAYLGNWTDGEIYRAVTEGVSKDGRALFPIMPYPNYAQMSKEDVYSVIAYLRTLEPIENEVPASESFFPMNFIINTIPAETELSDEEPVTTDPVSWGKYLVTAASCMDCHTPMEQGAPIPGMTLAGGMEFPMEDGSIVRTANITPDIETGIGTWTEEQFVNRFKEYADSTFEYHEVANGEFNTAMPWTMYAQMSEEELKAIYAYLGTAEPVQHLVTVFTPVGD; this comes from the coding sequence ATGAAAAAGTTATTACTTGTATTGGGGGCTCTGTTTCTAATTGTGATCGTCGGAGTGGCTGGTTTATTGATTTATGTCTCTACTGCTCTCCCGAGTGTTGGTCCGGCACCGGATATTCAAATTGAACAGACTGCAGAACGAATTGAACGAGGACGTCATCTTGCCAATAACGTAATGGTTTGCACCCATTGCCACTCTCCACAAGAAAAAACCAAGTTTTCTCATCCGCTTGATCGAAACATGTTTGCTGCCGGTGGAACCCGTTTTGGTCCTGAGGAAGGTTTTCCGGGAAATTATTATGCACCAAACCTGACCCCTGCCTACCTCGGCAACTGGACCGATGGGGAAATTTACCGGGCAGTGACTGAAGGTGTCAGCAAAGACGGAAGAGCGTTATTTCCGATTATGCCTTATCCGAATTATGCCCAAATGAGTAAGGAAGATGTGTATTCAGTTATAGCATACTTGCGAACGTTGGAGCCGATTGAAAATGAAGTGCCTGCTTCGGAATCATTTTTCCCTATGAATTTCATCATCAATACTATACCTGCTGAGACTGAACTTTCGGATGAAGAGCCGGTCACAACCGATCCCGTAAGCTGGGGTAAATACCTGGTAACTGCTGCAAGCTGTATGGATTGCCACACTCCAATGGAGCAAGGAGCTCCTATTCCGGGCATGACCCTTGCCGGGGGCATGGAATTTCCAATGGAAGACGGCAGTATTGTCAGGACGGCGAACATTACTCCGGATATTGAAACAGGTATAGGAACATGGACCGAGGAGCAGTTTGTAAATCGCTTTAAGGAGTATGCCGATTCTACCTTTGAGTATCATGAAGTTGCAAACGGGGAATTTAACACAGCCATGCCATGGACGATGTACGCTCAAATGTCGGAAGAGGAGCTTAAAGCCATTTATGCTTACCTGGGCACAGCAGAACCGGTTCAACATTTAGTAACAGTGTTTACACCTGTCGGAGACTAA
- a CDS encoding CBS domain-containing protein: MQVKEILNQKGRDIFSVTPDSTVYDAIAKMAEYNVGALLVMENSNLKGIISERDYRNRVILEGRTSKTTEVQEIMTKDVIRVQPTDTVNLCMQLMTEKKIRHLPVVDDEQVVGVISIGDVVKTVIAHQKSEIDSLRNYIGGGYPT, from the coding sequence ATGCAGGTAAAAGAGATTCTAAACCAAAAAGGAAGAGACATTTTTTCCGTAACGCCGGATTCAACCGTGTATGACGCCATCGCAAAAATGGCGGAATATAATGTCGGAGCATTACTGGTGATGGAAAATTCTAACCTGAAAGGGATTATTTCAGAGCGCGATTACAGGAACAGGGTGATTCTCGAGGGGCGAACTTCCAAGACGACTGAAGTGCAGGAAATCATGACCAAGGATGTTATTCGCGTTCAACCTACTGACACTGTAAACCTGTGCATGCAGCTGATGACGGAGAAGAAAATACGCCACCTGCCCGTTGTTGATGACGAACAAGTAGTCGGGGTGATTTCAATCGGTGATGTTGTCAAAACCGTGATTGCCCATCAGAAATCAGAAATCGATTCCCTTCGGAATTACATAGGTGGCGGTTATCCCACTTAG
- a CDS encoding YwbE family protein — protein MDGKYKANIRPGMQVGIVLKKDQRSGKITNGEVQNILTNSATHPHGIKVRLTDGQVGRVKKLL, from the coding sequence ATGGATGGCAAATACAAAGCTAATATCCGCCCCGGAATGCAGGTAGGTATTGTGCTTAAGAAAGACCAACGCAGTGGTAAAATCACAAATGGTGAAGTCCAGAATATCTTAACGAATTCGGCAACACACCCTCATGGCATAAAAGTCAGATTAACGGATGGCCAGGTTGGGCGCGTGAAAAAGCTCCTGTAA
- a CDS encoding Nramp family divalent metal transporter, producing MNNPLRKYFGPSTLVAAAFIGPGTVTVCTLAGVRSGYVLLWALLFSVIATIVLQEMTGRLGIITRKGFGEAIREQLGNPVIRISAIILVFSAIVIGNIAYEGGNISGAELGWEELFAGLDVTVDGSVIRLSSLVIGAVAFLLLYSGNFKRIVNVMTALVGIMSIVFVTTAIVIQPDVTAIIKGLFIPTASPDELLTVIALIGTTVVPYNLFLHASTVQERYSSYAQLSEMRVENAVGIVLGGLISMCIVITSAAAADGSLAEINSAADMAGQLEPLLGSWAKSFMGIGLFAAGITSAVTAPLAAAYAAKGMFGWKDDLKDLKFRVVWMLVLFTGMIFSAFSINPVKLIEFAQIANGITLPVIAVFLLYIMNKPLLLGTNSNSTRQNILGVVVILVTILVGFRSLNSVFNFF from the coding sequence ATGAACAACCCGCTTAGAAAGTACTTTGGTCCCAGCACACTGGTTGCTGCCGCATTTATTGGCCCGGGAACGGTCACCGTTTGTACTTTGGCAGGCGTCAGGTCGGGATATGTACTGTTATGGGCACTGCTTTTCTCTGTGATAGCTACTATTGTTCTGCAGGAGATGACCGGACGTTTGGGTATCATTACCCGCAAAGGATTTGGAGAAGCCATTCGGGAGCAGCTGGGAAATCCGGTGATCAGAATATCGGCCATAATCCTGGTTTTCAGTGCCATTGTGATTGGCAATATAGCGTATGAAGGGGGAAATATTTCCGGAGCGGAATTGGGCTGGGAGGAGCTTTTTGCCGGACTTGATGTAACGGTGGATGGGTCTGTAATCCGGCTTAGCTCACTGGTTATTGGAGCCGTTGCTTTCCTGTTATTGTACTCCGGAAATTTTAAGCGGATTGTAAATGTGATGACCGCCCTGGTGGGAATCATGAGTATCGTTTTTGTGACTACGGCAATAGTTATTCAGCCGGATGTTACCGCCATCATTAAAGGACTTTTCATTCCAACCGCTTCTCCCGATGAGCTTCTAACGGTGATAGCATTAATAGGGACTACAGTGGTTCCATACAACCTCTTTTTGCATGCATCAACGGTTCAGGAACGGTATTCGAGCTATGCTCAGCTGTCGGAGATGAGGGTCGAAAATGCAGTCGGGATTGTTTTAGGCGGATTGATTTCCATGTGTATCGTCATAACCAGTGCTGCCGCCGCTGATGGATCTCTCGCCGAAATAAACAGCGCAGCCGATATGGCCGGACAGTTAGAACCGCTGCTGGGTAGTTGGGCGAAGTCGTTTATGGGGATCGGGCTGTTTGCAGCGGGTATAACCTCTGCCGTTACCGCTCCTCTTGCAGCTGCCTATGCAGCTAAGGGAATGTTTGGCTGGAAGGATGATCTCAAAGACCTCAAGTTCAGAGTGGTTTGGATGCTGGTGCTGTTCACAGGGATGATATTCTCCGCTTTCAGCATTAACCCGGTAAAGCTCATTGAATTTGCCCAGATTGCCAATGGAATCACATTGCCGGTGATTGCTGTTTTCTTATTGTACATCATGAACAAGCCGTTGCTGCTTGGTACGAACTCCAATTCA
- a CDS encoding M1 family metallopeptidase gives MNLKTFRILALVFSLTIASGFSDMNAQIFAPQTEFTHQDSLRGSITKEREWWDLTYYHLNVEVNIPDSSISGSNVVQYKVLKPYQTMQIDLQSPMNITKVTQNGEALDYRRDGNAFFITLTKKQKTGDVNELVVHFSGKPKVAVRPPWDGGFTWTQDSNGRPFVATSNQGIGASIWWPNKDHPYDEVDSLLISVNAPDSLMDVSNGRLRGVDEHQNGTKTWHWFVSNPINSYGVNINIGDYVHFGEEYEGEKGILDLDYYVLRENLEKAKEQFRQVKPMMDAFEYWFGPYPFYEDGFKLVEVPYLGMEHQSSVTYGNKYQNGYLGRDLSGSGWGLKFDFIIIHETGHEWFANNITYADVADMWIHEGFTNYSESLYLDYHYGEQAANEYVQGLRLGIQNNSPLIGVYGVHHEGSSDMYNKGGNLLHTLRQVADNDSLWRETLRGLNREFFHQTVTTTQIENYISDKLGRDLDPVFDQYLRDIRIPTLEYAFRNNTLLYRWGNAIDGFNLPVDVILNGEKLRLQPGTGWKTVALESDESYTLTVDPNYYVGSFNLLGN, from the coding sequence ATGAATTTGAAAACGTTCAGAATTTTAGCACTTGTTTTTTCACTGACTATTGCGTCCGGATTTTCGGATATGAATGCCCAGATTTTTGCCCCGCAAACTGAGTTCACCCATCAGGATAGCCTCAGGGGTTCTATTACAAAAGAAAGGGAATGGTGGGACTTGACTTATTATCACTTAAACGTTGAGGTGAACATCCCGGACAGTTCAATCTCAGGATCGAACGTGGTTCAGTATAAAGTGCTGAAGCCTTATCAAACCATGCAGATTGACCTTCAGTCGCCGATGAATATCACCAAGGTAACGCAGAATGGAGAAGCGCTGGACTACCGCCGGGATGGAAATGCCTTTTTTATAACGCTTACAAAAAAGCAAAAGACCGGGGATGTTAATGAACTGGTTGTTCACTTTTCAGGAAAACCTAAAGTTGCTGTTCGTCCACCGTGGGATGGAGGTTTTACCTGGACCCAAGACAGTAATGGCCGGCCATTCGTGGCCACTTCCAATCAGGGTATCGGAGCCAGTATCTGGTGGCCAAATAAAGATCATCCCTATGATGAAGTGGACAGCTTGCTGATCAGTGTAAATGCCCCTGATTCTCTGATGGATGTTTCAAACGGAAGATTGCGAGGGGTTGATGAACATCAAAACGGCACAAAAACCTGGCATTGGTTTGTGTCTAATCCCATCAACAGCTATGGGGTGAATATTAATATTGGCGACTATGTGCATTTCGGGGAAGAGTACGAAGGGGAGAAGGGCATACTTGATCTGGATTATTATGTACTCCGGGAAAACCTGGAGAAAGCAAAAGAACAGTTCAGGCAGGTTAAGCCTATGATGGATGCCTTTGAATATTGGTTCGGCCCGTACCCGTTTTATGAGGATGGATTTAAGCTGGTGGAAGTACCCTACCTGGGGATGGAACATCAGAGTTCAGTTACCTATGGAAATAAATATCAGAACGGATATTTGGGCAGGGATTTAAGTGGTTCGGGTTGGGGACTGAAATTCGACTTCATCATTATCCACGAAACCGGCCATGAGTGGTTTGCCAATAACATTACCTATGCCGATGTAGCTGACATGTGGATACACGAAGGATTCACCAATTATTCCGAAAGCCTGTATCTGGATTATCATTATGGCGAACAGGCGGCCAATGAATATGTGCAAGGACTCAGGCTCGGAATTCAAAATAACAGTCCATTAATTGGGGTTTACGGGGTGCATCATGAAGGGTCGAGTGATATGTATAACAAAGGCGGTAATCTGCTGCATACGTTGCGACAAGTGGCAGACAATGATTCTCTGTGGCGGGAAACCTTACGGGGGTTGAACCGGGAATTCTTTCATCAAACCGTAACAACCACCCAAATAGAAAACTACATCAGTGATAAATTAGGCAGGGATTTAGATCCGGTTTTTGATCAGTACTTACGGGATATTCGCATTCCAACACTTGAGTATGCATTCAGAAATAACACGCTGCTGTACAGATGGGGAAATGCAATAGATGGATTTAACCTTCCTGTAGATGTAATATTGAACGGAGAAAAGCTGAGACTGCAGCCCGGCACCGGCTGGAAGACTGTAGCCCTGGAATCCGATGAGTCATACACTCTTACTGTTGATCCGAATTACTACGTAGGCAGTTTTAATCTGCTTGGAAATTAA